tgctaaggcaattggttggtgtattattctcaagcctcccagGAAAGTGGttgaagggacttggggggatattttggggaatagGGATtgcaagtgacccttccctgaatgtttgtgtaaatcacttggtggtggcagaaataccatccaaggacaaggaaaggaatttttgccttggggaagttttaacctaagctcgTAGACTATACGCTTAGTGGGTCtctcatgcgggtccccacatctgtaccccagagttcagagtggggggaaccctgacaaccccaaaccccactttccctccagcatttaaaatggttttaaatatataaaaaattgtttttaatttttaagggggtcacactcagaggattgttatgtgaaaggggtcaccattacaaaactttgagaaccactgcactacacAATCGCTCTTTGATACAAGTCACAGCAAAAGGGTTTTCCAGAAagttggaagaagatataaaagggggtgtaGTGAGGCAGTGTGGTTCACTGCCGCCCCGGAGGGAGATGAGTCCTTCCAGACACCAGAGTGGGTGGAGCCAGTGAGCGCTGAGCCCaccccccagagggtcaggcaTTGCCCCAGAAGTATAAAGGCTCGAGGTCAGAGCTCACTGGGAGAGCATCCACCAGGGAGGCCAGACGCCTCCGGCCTAGCTCGCGATTGGGAAACCCCAGTGGCCTGCGGTAAACCCGAGGACTGGCCTGACCTGCCCCACACCAGCAACCCTGAGGAGTTGCCAAACCTGCCCCGCACCAACTACCAGGAGGAGCTGCTGAGTGTGCCCGTCCCCAGCTATCCCAAGGAACCCATGCTACTGGACCCCCAGCAGGacaccaccctgacccaggtacctcaagagggggagtcaggaagtagcccggggcagccaaccctagtctggctgcagcactgccagaacccatgtcagtgtgttgcggccaggatccccactgactcagcagcGGATCTTGTGCCGCTGCtagagccccaggctgggacgcagtggagtgggaaggcCTGCGTCCCCCAATGCCACCCACCTCACGGGTggccgtctccccctctcccaggccctttggaacctagggcctgggcctactGTTGTttctcagcccctgcctgagggcctgagtgcCTCACCCACCACTGCCcctccctgacctagggcctgggctcacTGTGTTTATTTCTGCCCTCACAAAGGGCACAGAAGAAGGCTCCTGCGGCTGAAGACATCTTCCCGAGtttagtgaggcggtgtggttccccgctgCCCCGGAGAGAGACGAGCCCCAGCTAACCTCtctacagggggaaaaaaccataATGATGGGACCCTcattctccctacaacaacacacctgaaagTACCGGAGggaaaagactgaactgggggaagtgctgatcccaggcaggaaagaaggaagcCTGCCTGAAAAAGCAAACCTGCTTGTactcggctctctgtgagctgaggggtgaaaacattatctaactGGGTGAGACCCTGCTTGATTCAAACACTAACTAGCACATTAGCATTagattgtggttttgttttatttcttatggtaatctactttgatctttttgctatcacttataatcacttaaaatctaacttTACATAGTTAATTggtctattttatattttaccaaaaacactctgtgttttttaaagtccaaaggggaaaaatctcagctcatGAACAAGAGTCGGTGCACatccactttcctttgtagaaatggcagactgggtaataaattcatactggtcaggttttgaccagggcaggatggtagaGCACTGGGAtcttaggctggggagctgggagtattttggctgtagcctctctgttgtgggttcatgcagtggctggacAAAGCATTCATGAACATATCTGGGTGGGGTCCCTGCCAGTGGACATTGGTATGAGTGTAATCTTGGagtgctttgcagcttgtcacaatgTCACAGTGCAAGAGGGATCCCAGATTGTCATGACAGACGGGTCAgctgtaccccagttccaggtggcaccccagcaGGGACCCATGAAAGATAATCCACagagtgttgggggggggaagagaggagtgaacaacaggggcagggccttgggagaAATGACACAGAAGTGGgaggggccttgagggaagatgcagagtggggtggagccttggggaaagaggcagggcagggtgaaGGTCTGCAGGTGTCCAGTTACAATTAGAATtacaattagaaaggtggcaaccctatgagTTAATGAGTTGTACACAGACCGATTCCTCAGTTTGTCACActgacacagcacagtaaggcCAGGAAAGGGTTTAATGTCTCTTTGACTGTTCAGtaagtgattcagggaagagggctCTGCACCATGTCACCAGCCAACTGTGCACGGAGCTCAGTCTGAGAGCCAGAGAACCAGGAGAGAAGTTGAATCCCTTTATGTGGtaagagctggagcagcctgttctggatctgtttggtcctcacacCGTAGATAatggggtttaacatgggggGCACCAATAAGTACACGTTGGCAAGGAGAATGTGGAAATGCAGGGGTACATTGTGCCCAAACCTgtatgaaagagaggagaagagaCCTGGGGTGTAAAAGGCTAAGATGGCACAgagatgggagctgcaggtcccaaaagtcttgagctGGGCGTCTTTTGTGGGGAGactgaagatggccctgaggatctggataTAGGACACAGTGATAAAAAACAAATCCAGACCAACCCTAAAGGATAGTGCAAAGAGGCCGTAGTAATTACTGATGCGGATGTCGGCACAGGACAGCTTCACCACGGCCATATGCTCACAGTGCgtgtgggggatgatgttggttctaCAATATGGCCACTGCCTCGCCAGGAAGGGATAGGGCAATGCAAGTATGACACTGCGCAGCACCACAGCCAGGCCAATCTTGGCCACCACGAGATTTGTCAAGGTgctggaatgtctcaggggatcacagatggccacgtagcgatcaaaagccatggccacgaaGATCCCAGACTCAATCCCTGAGAAGCAGTGAACGAAGAACAGCTGGGTAAGGCAGGCACTGAATTCTATCTCCCTGGAATTAAACCAGAAAATGCTCAGCAGTTTGGGCAGGGTAGATGTAGTCAGGACCAGGTCGCTGACAGCCAGCAtacagaggaaatagtacatgggtcCATGGAGGCTCGGCTCCGTCCTCACAATGAATAGGATGATGAAGTTCCCTAAGATGGCTATGATGTACATGGTACAGAAGGCGATGGAGATCCAGACATAggctgcctccaggccaggaatgcccagcaggatgaaggtggaggggttggtgaagtcagttgtgttggaatctgacatggtgTAGAGGAGAAGGTGTCCAGCTCTGAGGCAGAACGGTGTCTAGTGCATGTACTGTATGATCCCCTGACTTCCTGTATCTGCCCAGTGTCTAGGGTGATGGTCGCAGTACAAAtgcctggatggagagacaatATGAATATGAGACA
The Emys orbicularis isolate rEmyOrb1 chromosome 1, rEmyOrb1.hap1, whole genome shotgun sequence DNA segment above includes these coding regions:
- the LOC135874005 gene encoding olfactory receptor 52R1-like produces the protein MSDSNTTDFTNPSTFILLGIPGLEAAYVWISIAFCTMYIIAILGNFIILFIVRTEPSLHGPMYYFLCMLAVSDLVLTTSTLPKLLSIFWFNSREIEFSACLTQLFFVHCFSGIESGIFVAMAFDRYVAICDPLRHSSTLTNLVVAKIGLAVVLRSVILALPYPFLARQWPYCRTNIIPHTHCEHMAVVKLSCADIRISNYYGLFALSFRVGLDLFFITVSYIQILRAIFSLPTKDAQLKTFGTCSSHLCAILAFYTPGLFSSLSYRFGHNVPLHFHILLANVYLLVPPMLNPIIYGVRTKQIQNRLLQLLPHKGIQLLSWFSGSQTELRAQLAGDMVQSPLP